One stretch of Amycolatopsis sp. NBC_00345 DNA includes these proteins:
- a CDS encoding AMP-binding protein, with the protein MPDKNRGGGTELVHRRVEAHARATPDAVAVVCGERALTYRELDDASARLANHLIRRGVRGHDVVVICLDRSADLPVSVLAVLRAGAAYVMLEPSAPDGVLREVLRAVAPSAVLTRESHRIRLADAVDAGIVCLDTEAGAIAGESAAGPDVQITGSAPAFLAHTARSPATSVVEHSHLAGALRDWKVHYGLTPGDRVLQTASVESVVFTGDWVRALGTGATLVVLERNFTSDRTADVDELAVVLADERITVLECETPVVRRLLRRLAGEPATSVRLLAVSGESWFVREHREAQRILGPDARVLHVYRIPESPRDICRLEPTELGGPDDVSLIGRPVTGARVSVTDARRRRRRKEVPGVGTLAVKVDGAVKQTRDLGIRRSDGLLQYVGRADVRVPGLSPSDVAECEAALRSLPGVSDAVVAGAPVRRGESYQDTEDEAVAYVVTDPEQVLFPHLLIAVLVQLRGGAPAPRTIVAVPALPRDRRGAVDRDRLPRAPKPKYSRSGGKGTRPGGAVPGDRLPHYLGAMLLIAVPVALPLYFLTSVIWPGSTNTAAVPQPWAAFFQVLYAAEAASLGLGVAYLFMGYSLLSGWGCPRWLTVLTHLAIAWLLLAWWPQDNLYRLSSPQDWPRQGVLVFVFNVALMLAAAVVVLFFCAAARAAARADRSR; encoded by the coding sequence ATGCCTGACAAGAACCGTGGCGGCGGAACCGAGCTGGTGCACCGACGGGTCGAAGCGCACGCGCGGGCCACGCCGGACGCCGTCGCCGTGGTGTGCGGCGAGCGCGCGCTCACCTACCGCGAGCTGGACGACGCGTCGGCGAGGCTGGCGAACCATCTGATCCGCCGCGGTGTGCGGGGCCACGACGTGGTGGTGATCTGCCTCGACCGGTCCGCCGACCTGCCGGTGTCGGTGCTCGCCGTGCTCCGGGCCGGCGCCGCCTACGTCATGCTCGAACCGTCCGCGCCCGACGGCGTCCTGCGTGAGGTTCTGCGCGCGGTCGCCCCGTCGGCCGTGCTCACGCGGGAAAGCCACCGCATCCGGCTGGCCGACGCGGTCGACGCCGGCATCGTCTGCCTGGACACCGAGGCGGGCGCGATCGCCGGGGAGAGCGCGGCCGGGCCGGACGTCCAGATCACCGGCAGCGCACCGGCTTTCCTCGCCCACACCGCGCGGAGCCCGGCGACGTCGGTGGTCGAGCACAGTCACCTGGCCGGCGCCCTGCGGGACTGGAAAGTCCACTATGGACTAACTCCCGGAGACCGGGTGCTGCAGACCGCCTCCGTGGAATCCGTCGTGTTCACCGGCGACTGGGTACGGGCGCTGGGCACGGGCGCCACCCTGGTCGTCCTCGAACGGAACTTCACCTCCGACCGCACCGCCGACGTGGACGAACTCGCCGTGGTGCTGGCCGACGAGCGGATCACCGTGCTGGAGTGCGAGACGCCCGTGGTCCGCCGGCTGCTGCGCCGGTTGGCCGGGGAACCGGCGACGTCGGTCCGATTGCTCGCCGTGAGCGGCGAGAGCTGGTTCGTGCGCGAGCACCGGGAGGCCCAGCGGATCCTCGGGCCGGACGCCCGCGTCCTGCACGTGTACCGGATTCCCGAGTCGCCCCGGGACATCTGCCGCCTGGAACCCACCGAACTGGGCGGGCCGGACGACGTCTCGCTGATCGGCCGTCCCGTCACCGGGGCCAGGGTGAGCGTGACCGATGCCCGGCGACGGCGGCGTCGTAAGGAGGTGCCGGGCGTCGGAACGCTGGCGGTGAAGGTCGACGGCGCTGTGAAGCAGACCCGTGACCTGGGCATCCGGCGATCCGACGGGCTGCTGCAGTACGTCGGCCGCGCCGACGTCCGGGTGCCGGGGCTGTCCCCGTCCGACGTCGCCGAGTGCGAGGCCGCGCTGAGGTCGCTGCCGGGGGTGAGTGACGCCGTGGTCGCCGGTGCGCCCGTGCGGCGGGGTGAGTCCTATCAGGACACTGAAGACGAGGCAGTCGCCTACGTCGTCACGGATCCCGAGCAGGTGCTCTTCCCGCACTTGCTCATCGCGGTGCTGGTCCAGCTGCGGGGCGGCGCTCCGGCGCCGCGGACGATCGTCGCCGTGCCGGCCCTGCCGCGGGACCGCCGCGGTGCCGTCGACCGCGACCGGCTGCCCCGGGCGCCCAAGCCGAAGTACTCGCGGTCCGGGGGCAAGGGCACGCGGCCGGGAGGCGCGGTGCCGGGGGACCGGCTTCCGCACTACTTAGGGGCGATGCTCCTCATCGCCGTGCCGGTCGCGCTGCCGCTGTACTTCCTCACGAGCGTGATCTGGCCCGGCTCCACGAACACCGCGGCGGTGCCCCAGCCGTGGGCGGCGTTCTTCCAGGTGCTCTACGCCGCGGAGGCCGCTTCGCTCGGGCTCGGGGTGGCGTACCTGTTCATGGGCTACTCCCTGCTGTCCGGCTGGGGCTGCCCGCGGTGGCTGACCGTGCTGACGCACCTGGCGATCGCCTGGCTGCTGCTCGCCTGGTGGCCCCAGGACAACCTCTACCGGCTGAGCTCGCCGCAGGACTGGCCGCGCCAGGGCGTGCTCGTGTTCGTCTTCAACGTCGCCTTGATGCTGGCGGCCGCGGTCGTGGTCCTGTTCTTCTGCGCGGCGGCCCGCGCCGCCGCGCGAGCCGACCGCTCCCGATGA